The Lagopus muta isolate bLagMut1 chromosome 6, bLagMut1 primary, whole genome shotgun sequence sequence CATTGGGTGGCACTGGCCTTTGGAATGGAGCGTGCATGAAGACAAGCCCGGTGACAAAGGGGCCCAAAGCAGCAAGTTGCTTGTCTCCTGGTGCAGCTCATTCAGCCTCATTGTAACTCACCCAGTGCCAATTTACAGCTGCAGACACCTAGCAGTGCAAAATTAGAGTCACCAGTTCAAGGGTAAATCAAAAAATAACCTAAACCGAAGGCTTTAGACAGAAGGGTTTGCTTCCTTCTGTCTCCAAAGCACCACTTCAAACCGCAGCACCTGCCTCGCTCTGCCAGCCCTCGCAActggagggaaaggaaaacaaacacacatcGCCTGCAGGATCGACTTGGCTGAACCCCGACGAGCcgaggaaggaaataaattatgGGAAAGCAGAAATCATCCAGAAACACCCACACTGCCTGCATTGACTGCTGTCTGAGGGCGGCCTCCCAGCTGCCTTCACAGGTGCAGAGCCAAACCCGGCGCCGGGGcagccccatagggacagcGAGCACTGTGCTGTGAGTCCGACCTGCTCACAACACACACCTGGTCCATGGGAATCCCACCACTACCAGCAGCacctcagtgcagcacagcagtgcctgggaATGCAGCTGTGCCATTCTGCAGGGCTTGCTTCCTGAAGCAGCCCGCCATGGAACAcgtgaaaagaaaacagcttctcGCCAGGTTAATGTTTAACTCTCCCCATAACCTCTGTTAGGAACCAGCCgctgcagaaagaagagcaCGGCCACCTGCTAGCCTGCTCCTATGGAATCACTCTGCTCTGACACACAACTGGTGATGCAGAGGGGCCCTTTTGCAGCTCAGTGTCCAGCCCAAAAGCATCAGCACAGTTATGGTGAGTGCTAACATTCCATACCTTCTGCctctggagggaagggaggcTCAGTGAGCACCCAGGAAGGCTCTGCTGATGAAACTGCCACCAAGTTCAGCTCAGCCAACCCATTCCCACACCCCAACTCATTGCACAcgcaatcacagaatggcccgggttggaagggacctcaaggatcacgaagctccaacccccctgtgccatgcagggccaccaacctccacatttcacagcagcccaggctgcccagggccccatccaacctggccttgaacacctccagggatggacggggcatcgcagcctctctgggcagctgttccagcacctcaccactctcacagcacacaacttcccctgacatccaacctcaaccttccctccttcaacttcacACCGTTTCCCCCTGTCCTGCCGttctctcccctttccaagagctgcaCCTGAAGCACACAACACAGACACTCACCTCGAAGTACCTTCTCTCAATCTCGGGGTTCCTCCCCATGGTCCTCTGCTCatagcagcacagcacacacgtATCGGGGCCGGTCAGCTCTCGCAGCGTCTTCAGCAGCGGCTCTAAGGACTGCCCAAAGGATAAGAATTCCCCGCTTACAGCCCGTTTCATCGGCACGGTGCCCACCGCCTCCAGCCCCGGGCAGCTGCTCAGTGCCGTTACGCGGCACAACGGGGACGAGCGGGGCGCACAGCGCGGCGCGGCCGTTTCCTCACGCTTCTCCCCGCTCACAACCGCCGCGGGCCCCGACGGCGCGGCGCTGCTTTACCTCCTCATAGTAGATGCAGTCGGCCATGAGGATGTAATCGGGGGGCGGTCGGAACTCGGACACGTCCTCACCCCTGCGAGGCGGCGCGCGGTGAGCGCGGGGCGAGCGGAAGCGGGAAGGGGGGGGGTGAGCCGGGGTGCATACAAACCATTTCAGTACCTCGGCTCGCACCGACCCGGTCACCAGGTGCCGGTTGTTCTCGATGTTGAcggccagcagctcctgcagctcctgcaggtcGGTGAGCGTCACGTCGGCCCTAGGACGCGCGGCGGCCGTCAGCCCGCGACccccgcggccccgcccgcAGCCCGCGGCCCGAGGACGGCGCGGCCCCGCGCTCACCCCAGCGTGGCCGCCATGATGCCGACGGCGCCGGTGCCCGCGCCCAGCTCCAGCACGGCCCTGCGCGACAGTGGCCACGCGCCGCTCTCCAGGAACTTGGCGAGCACCAGAGCCGCGTCCCACACCACGCAGCCCACGCCGCCCGACCGCTGCTCCAAGCGCAgcgccggcccggcccgccgctCCAGCTCCCGCACGAAGCTCGCCATGGCCGCAGCGACTGAGCCGGCGCGGCCCCTCCTACAGTGCGGGCTGAcagggtgggagggagggcaggtttgggttggaagttgtgtgctgtgtgagcggtgaggtgctggaacggctgcccagagaggctgtgatgccccgtccatccctggaggtgttgaaggccaggttggatggggccctgggcagcctgggctgctgtgaaacgtggaggttggtggccctgcatggcacaggggggttggagcttcgtgatcctcgaggtcccttccaacccgggccgttctgtgagggctggagcagctctgctgtgaggaaaggttgagggagctgggtttgttcagcttggagaagctccagggagacctcatggtggccttccaatatttgaagggagctgataaacaggaggggaacggctgtttgtgagggtgggtagtgatgggacaaggggaatggttttaaagtgagacaggggaggtttgggttggatatgaggaggaagtttttcagccagagggtggtgaggcactggcacaggttgcccaaggaggctgtggatgccccatccctgcaggcattcaaggccaggctggatgtggctctgggcagcctgggctgctggttggcgacctgcacacagcagggggttggagctggatgagcactgtgctcctttgcaacccaggccacGCTgtggtgattctatggttccCCACACTCCCCAATCACACCGGGTGCCTCAGTGCCATGATGCCCTTGGTTTCTTGCCAACGCTCCCATCCCTTCCCCAAGAAGCATTCACTGCCTTTGCTAAGGACTCCAAACTCTGCATTCAGACCTCCacgtatttttaaaatacttgaaaaaaggaattaataaaattgttccccccccccccccccaatcatTCTTTTTGATGTGCTGCAGCCAAGTCACAGTGCCAGAAGAAACCATTCAGGCTCCAGAACAGGAGGAACTGCTGGAACTCGGTCCCTGAAGCACCCAGCAAGACATTTCATTTACCCTTCAGAGCTCTCACATCCCATCTGTTTATCTGCTCTGTTCTGACGGAGCTGCCTTTTCCCACACAAACCAACTCCAAACCCAGCAATTTCACATTCTTCCTCTAgcatttttttgctctttttatcCACCCCTCTAATTATAAAGCAGCTGAAATGCCAGTTTGCTTCTCCATCTTGGCATTCCGGTGAACCGCACTGGTGGGAATCTGCCTGCCTTTGGCTActtccacagcacagcagttgcTTTGGGAACGTGTGTTTCTGTACCCGCCGTGCTCCTGGgctgctggcattgctgctgccctgcctcgGAACGTTCCTTCCTTTTGGCATTTTCCAGCTCCTGTTATGCTTGGAAGAAGGTTTAATTGTGCGGTAAGCGAGCCATAAGCAAGGCTTTTTTTGCATCACGCTGTGATTTATATGCTTCCAGTGAGTTCCAGCACTGGCACTGTGAAGGTACGAGCAGGATTTCATGCATGGGAAATGCAGCTGAGAACGCTGCTTTGCTGCCACGTTCCAGCACAGGCCGATACCTCAGGCAGCGCTCCCACCTTGTGACTCCTGCTCATCAGGTGATGGATGAGCTTGGTGCTCTCCTGCCATCCTGCTGGAGCCAATTCACGTGTGTGCACGGCCTGCTAAGCCCAAGCTGCAAACACCACGCTTACTGGGACCTGCTGCTGGCAAACAGGACTCGCAGGCTCCTTTGTCCCCTAGGGCCCACCAGGAACCTGTGCCAGCTGCACTGCTCCTCAGGACAGCCCcagacagcagaaagcagctgtggtGGGAATGCCCACCTCCCCCCATGTACCTCTAGTGGAGAACAGTGACCTGCACTCAAGCCCTCTTTCAGCTGCATCGCTGAGCTTCCCAGTGAAACCATTCAGGGCCCCACTGCAAGTCGCCTGTTTCTGTTAGCTCTAAGTGTGGGATTTACAACTGCTGCCCAAAGCCAGTGAATGTATTCTGCTGCTTCCACAGGTTCAAACATCCTTGAATTCCACCCAAAACCAGCCCTTTACAAAGGTTCTGGACGGCGTATCCTGCACAACATCCTCCATAAAGTGCTTTAGCTTTTGGTGAGCCCCAGCAAGGTCAGGATGGGCtctgggggtcccttccaacggAGGGAAGTACTTTGATGTGCACAGAAGGCATTGCTAATCAGCAGATGCTCAGCTTAAGACAATATGGGAAGGACTTTGCTGAGTCAGGGCCAAAAGATAAAGCTATGCTGCATTTTAATATGGGATACTGAAGGTGCACCTGGTCTAAGCACTTGTATGGAAGGTATAAAAAGCT is a genomic window containing:
- the VCPKMT gene encoding protein N-lysine methyltransferase METTL21D isoform X2, which translates into the protein MASFVRELERRAGPALRLEQRSGGVGCVVWDAALVLAKFLESGAWPLSRRAVLELGAGTGAVGIMAATLGADVTLTDLQELQELLAVNIENNRHLVTGSVRAEVLKWGEDVSEFRPPPDYILMADCIYYEESLEPLLKTLRELTGPDTCVLCCYEQRTMGRNPEIERRYFELLQVDFELERVPLDQHDEEYRSEDIHIVTIHRKRTNSPS
- the VCPKMT gene encoding protein N-lysine methyltransferase METTL21D isoform X1 → MASFVRELERRAGPALRLEQRSGGVGCVVWDAALVLAKFLESGAWPLSRRAVLELGAGTGAVGIMAATLGADVTLTDLQELQELLAVNIENNRHLVTGSVRAEVLKWGEDVSEFRPPPDYILMADCIYYEESLEPLLKTLRELTGPDTCVLCCYEQRTMGRNPEIERRYFEVSAAVNWHWLLQVDFELERVPLDQHDEEYRSEDIHIVTIHRKRTNSPS